TACTTCAATTAGATTTCCAAGTAATGCATCATTTTGAACCTTTGTTACATTTCCACTTAAGGAAGCCTTAACATCGAAAGACTTTCCGTCTTCCATTGCAATGTCGATCCCTTTATTTTGCTCATATCTATTGTTGTAGAAAACCAATGCATCTTCTTGCGACTTTTCATCTGCATTCACATCATAAAACTGTTTCTTGATTACCGTTTCATTCGCATTCTCTACAGGCATTTTGGTTGTTTCGAGATTACTATTGACCTCTACAGAAGGCTCACCATAGTTTTTACCTGTTTCAGCTGAGTCCTCTTTGCCATCTTTAGCTGAATCATTGAAACTATTTTGTAATAAGAAGGCCGCGGCTAAGATTATGGCTGCACTTGCGATATAGATTGCTGCTAACGCCCAACGTTGTTTCAGTATACGTCGGATTGTGGAAGTTGGTTTCTTTTCTTCCTCTCTCATATTAATCACCTCAGCAATCATTCTGAACATTTTGTTAAGAATATATACACTCAGGAAAAAATTTTTTTAGATTTATTTTGTGGAAATGAATCCGATTTTATTCGTGGAATGGTAAAATGTTTGGTATCTCACTGTTGAAGGATGTTTAATTCATGAAAAAAGCCTTTAGAATCGTGTTAACACTATTGCCTTTCCTATATATGATTGCGATTTGGATAATGTCGGGCAACCCCGATGACATGATACTTGATCTTCCATCATCCTCGGTCGACCGATTTATAAAAGAGGCACTTCATCTTGTCGAATTTGCCATTTTGTTCATTTTATTCGTTTCGGCCCTTGCCGCAAACCATAAATTGAAACCAGGCTTAAGCCTGGTTGCGGCCCTTGCTGCATGTCTTTATGGAGTTTTGGATGAATACCATCAATCCTTCATTCCGTACCGCTCAGCAACCTTAATAGATATCATTAAAGATATCATTGGAGTGGCTGCTGTCTATTTTCATGTTCAATATCACTATTTTAAGCATGGACGCGGATTTTTGACCACCATAGAAAAAATAAGCGCAAAAAAATGAGAGATGGGGATTTCCCATCTCATTTTTTTGCGGTCATCGTATTCAGCCACTTATTCGATGACTGAACTTTGACCCCTTTATAGTAATACTTTACGATATCTTCATAGTTTTTTCCTTCCCTGGCCATTCCATTGGCACCATATTGGCTCATCCCAACGCCATGCCCCGACCCCTTTGTCGTGATGACGATCCGGTTGCCTTGGCGCTCCCAGTTAAAATCCGATGATGTCAAGCCAAGCTTTTCACGTATCTGTTTTCCCGTCAATTTCTTTCCCCCGATTTCAACGATGCCCACACGATTGCCTGATGTTCTTTCAACCACCGTGCCTATCGTTGTCCCCGAGGAAAGACTTACACCAAGTTTGTTTTCAAAATCGGCTGTGTTCACGACGACTTTATTATAAAATTTTGGTGATTCTTCTTTATCCCATGGACTTGAAACACTTCTTAAATAGGGGAAATCGGCTTGCCAATAGTCCTCGGAATTCTCCGTGTAGCCGTTGCTCGTGGAAAAAAAGGTGGCTGTGATCGGTTTTCCATCATAGGTCAGGATTTGCCCCTCCGTTTCCTTAATGGCCTTGCTGATTTTTTTCATCTTCGATTTATATTCAGAGCCCCATTGATTTTTGAGCTCATCGTCATTCTTATAAACTTGATGCATGACCGTATCGCTCACATCGGCACCGTCCGGCAAGCCCGACCGACTCTCACCAATAAGCTGATTGACAATGTATGTCCTTGCCGTCAACGCTTGTGCCTTCAATGCTTCTTCCTCAAAATCCGCTGGCATTTCAGATGCAACCACGCCAGTCAAATACGTTTCCATCGGCACTTTTTCAATCTTTTTTGCATTTGAACGATAAACGGCAACTTCAACGGAATTCATTTCATTTGCACTTACTTCATTACCTTCCTTCTTCACTTTCTTCTCTAACTGTTCGGCTAATTCCCCACTTGTCTTATCATTTGAAAATGGAAGCACAAGCACTGCTGGAATCATGATAATTACGAATGCTACTGCAATGAATAGTATGATCATCGGTTTGATTGCTTTCAAACTCCTGAGCCTCCCTACACTTGTTTTCTCTGCCGTGCCTACCTGTTTCGGCAGGATCTGTACATAACAAATGTATGTCGATGGACGAGCATTTATGAATAGAAAAACGGCAACTCTTCTGCAGGAGTCCAGGCATGTAGGATCAAGACAAAAAAAACCATTCACGATTTAATGACTCAAACGTGAATGGTTTTATATGCTATCTTATGCGTTCAGATCGGCAATTTTCTTTGTTTCGGCAGGTACATCTTCGTTAATGCGTTCCACATCGGCACCTAATGCTGCCAATTTACCGTGGAAGTTCACGTAGCCTCTGTCAAGATGCTTAAGTTCTGTAACACGAGTGATGCCATCCGCAACCAATCCGGTCAGGATGAGCGCTGCTGCGGCACGTAAATCTGTTGCAGCTACCTCTGCACCTTGGATGTTAGTCGGTCCATTAACGATAACGGAGCGGCCCTCGATTTTAATATTGGCATTCATGCGACGGAATTCCTCAACATGCATGAAACGGTTTTCGAAAACGGTCTCCGTAATCATACTCGTTCCATCAGCACGCAACAATAATGCCATCATTTGTGACTGCATATCAGTCGGGAAACCAGGATGCGGCATTGTTTTGATATCAATCGCCTTCAAGGTTTTTGGACCGATGACGCGCAAGCCATCTTCTTCTTCAAGGATCTTGACGCCCATTTCCTCCATTTTGGCAATAAGGGAAGTAAGGTGTTCAGGAACAGCTCCTTGAACAAGAACATTACCGCCAGTAAGTGCTGCGGCTGTCATGAAAGTACCTGCTTCGATACGGTCAGGTATAATATTATGTTCAACGCCATATAATTT
This genomic stretch from Peribacillus muralis harbors:
- a CDS encoding M23 family metallopeptidase — protein: MREEEKKPTSTIRRILKQRWALAAIYIASAAIILAAAFLLQNSFNDSAKDGKEDSAETGKNYGEPSVEVNSNLETTKMPVENANETVIKKQFYDVNADEKSQEDALVFYNNRYEQNKGIDIAMEDGKSFDVKASLSGNVTKVQNDALLGNLIEVEHEDNVVTRYQSVKDIKVAVGDKVKQGQSLAKAGKSQINEEAGVHVHFEIRKDNIALNPIEFFDKQASAIQAATEAEGSELDDSAKKEETPAVEESETGKDETPAVDETDESTDLENGTDKEGSTPGEDTTEESGSLKDSLNQSN
- a CDS encoding VanZ family protein, with translation MKKAFRIVLTLLPFLYMIAIWIMSGNPDDMILDLPSSSVDRFIKEALHLVEFAILFILFVSALAANHKLKPGLSLVAALAACLYGVLDEYHQSFIPYRSATLIDIIKDIIGVAAVYFHVQYHYFKHGRGFLTTIEKISAKK
- the spoIID gene encoding stage II sporulation protein D, which gives rise to MKAIKPMIILFIAVAFVIIMIPAVLVLPFSNDKTSGELAEQLEKKVKKEGNEVSANEMNSVEVAVYRSNAKKIEKVPMETYLTGVVASEMPADFEEEALKAQALTARTYIVNQLIGESRSGLPDGADVSDTVMHQVYKNDDELKNQWGSEYKSKMKKISKAIKETEGQILTYDGKPITATFFSTSNGYTENSEDYWQADFPYLRSVSSPWDKEESPKFYNKVVVNTADFENKLGVSLSSGTTIGTVVERTSGNRVGIVEIGGKKLTGKQIREKLGLTSSDFNWERQGNRIVITTKGSGHGVGMSQYGANGMAREGKNYEDIVKYYYKGVKVQSSNKWLNTMTAKK